In Macadamia integrifolia cultivar HAES 741 unplaced genomic scaffold, SCU_Mint_v3 scaffold_138A, whole genome shotgun sequence, the sequence aaaagaaaaatgatacaaaGAAGACCTTAATACATTACTGTTCCATTATGCATCTAGTCATAAACCTTATCTGCCACAAGGGATACTGCTTCTGCTATCCTGCAGATTGGTGTGAAGAATCAATCTATAGAGGTCAATGAGATGAGTAATGAAGAATGTAGCCATGGTATCATTCATCTGTCAACTGGTTCATTTGGATCCAACTGGCATCAATTTTAGCATTCCAAATCTAATCACTTAAATGATGGACTATACATCAGGGTTCAGGAATCaatttttcaaaaaggaaaTTCTTGTTGCAAGTTGGAGCAAATTCGTAACCCcactttttttctaatttagtataacacattttttgtttttcaaatgaGGATATATCCTGTTATTTTACATAAAAAGTGGCATTAAATGCTGCTTCAAAAGACTTTCAActttatgaaaatatttttctgttttcgcATTAAATAACTTCTGGAATtaagagaaatggaaaaaaaaaaaaaaaggttacaacttcttaaTTAATCACTTGGTCATAACAAGTtattccctttatttatttattattattattattatttttatgtcaTCAAAATTAGtaatttctctttcttgttgCCAAGGCAATTTATTTTGTTGGCGGCAAGTGGTTTAAAAGGAAGTGGAAATTGATGGTAAAGGTTGGTAGGAGACGAAAGTTCACCATCACAAATATAAAGATTTGTCTAGTTTGCCTCATCTTGTTCAACATTGTATGCTTTCTGCATCCTCTCTAATTTGTTGTGTTTGGTAACTATTGTGattagggaaaaaaatcaaatgaaataaTTATCTTCTCGTATCAAATGCATATTTCCCCAAGATATAGTTGTCCACTACTTAGATTTGCTATATTGGAATCCTACAAAATGTGGCAACCATGTATGAAAAATGTGGCAACCATATCTATAGTGGTAATGCAGCTAAAGTTTACTATTAGCAGTCAgtctaggggtgtaagtttggtctTGACTGTTCGAATCTGCCCTGGCCCGCCCTGAGCCCAAACAGGGCTTGAGCCAAGGTTTTCGAGCCTGAGGGCACGTTAGGATTGAAAAACACTTACCTTGGgtcagggttgggccgggcctaGGATGAGGCCTAACTCAACCCTAATTTTAACCttaatttatataaatataggGGTGTCATCATATCCtttttattcagaataatgaaaTCTGGGTTATTAATTTTTATGGTCAAGTGTCTtaaacatctattattgtgtttaggTGTGTCAATTCCAGGCCCACACCGGTAGGACTGATcgagcccaacacatttatggcCCAACCTACACTGGcttgattaataaacatgtcaggcttgagcctgacacgtttataaataggtagtacatgaTGCAGCCACTTAACTTGACAGGTCCCCAATcggcccgacacatttacaagcccgacttaAACTGATTCCTTTAATactactttatatatatatatatatatatatatatttaatactatttgtatttagtgctaaggctattGTGATATGTATagttgagatggtggtgattgttatcTGAACATTCATATTTTTCAGGCATAGTTTTAGTTGATTTGAACTTGCTAAACTTGGCTTGCGTAGATAGtttaattaatttgagttttgtGGATTAAAGACCAAGTACCTTAGTAATTTAGCTACTATGCCCATCTTTGGTTTAATCCATTGAAACTATTGGATCTTTCTTTGCTATGCCCATCTATGCCTCATTTTATTCTCATTCCCCTTCAAGCCCATTTAATAGATCAAATTAAAGAGGGGCCGTTTAAAATTAAACCAGTATGTAACCCGTTAAGGCCTATTTATGACAGCCCTATTAAAGCCTGAGACTGACCGGCCCAATTATCAACCATACAATGCCTGCCCTAGATAAACCCGTTTAGATAAACAAGTGTTCACGATGTAGCCCTAGAAATTGGCCAAACCCAGTTAGACCCAACTGAGACCGGGCTGGCCCAACCGCTCGACCCCTTAATTGTattgcacttcataattttaattgtgtattgatcatttaatctatttgtacatttttttttttttctaatgtcaCAATTGGAAAAAAACATGATCAATCAAGGTTAGCTCAACCCTAACAAAATTCAGGGCCAACCCGACCCAATTAAAGTCAATTAGGACCAGGTTGGATTGACATGAACCCGATAGAATTGGGCCTAGGTATGAACCCGATAGGGTTAAGTTGGGCCTAAGTTGAGTTTTAGGGATCTAGGTTTGTGttaaggttttaagaaatccAGCCCAACCAGACCTCTTTCACCCCTAGCTGCCACCAAAGGCCAAAGGTTTACGATGGACTATCAACGTCACTACTACTTGTACAGTTTTGCTTGGTTTAAAACGGTTGCTATTATCACATCTGAAGGATGTCCATGAGATCATAATGGTACTGGATCGCTGTAACAAATCTAGTCATTAGCAATGTCTGGACATGGGACTTATCTCGGCTTGCCTTACCTGCATTGGACTACTATATTACATTGGGGGACTGAAGATTTCATTCTCTCAACCCTTAATGATCCATTGTTAATCATTATACACAACTACAGCCGGCAAGCAAACAGCTTGAGCAAGCAAGATTCCATCACGTAGAGCCACAGCTTCCGCAGCAGAAACACTAGTCCCAGGTCTGCATCTTGCCGCAATGAATGATACCAAATGCGATCTAATAATAGCACCACGGCCACCCTTGTGAGCCGAGGCCCGCAATGCCCCATCTGTAGAGATCACGAAATGAATTTCAAGAGCTCTAAGAGGCACAAGAGTTATCAGTAGGATACACAGAACTCAAAAGCTTTCTAAGCCAAGCTGATGTTTCATTCCTGGATGGAGTCAGCAATGCATGCCACTGTGCTATAAAGATCAGGATCAAAGAAGTTGAAGATCACAATATCATGAGTCTTCCAGATCTGCCACGTATAGAAGACCAAAGAATATGAAAATCCATCAAACAAGGCACATTCTTATATCGGACAGACAGAAAATTAAGCCAATCCTTAAATCGTCCTCTTTGAAGATCATTAGTATGAAATCAAAGAGGGGAAGCAATTAACACAGCATCTACATATGAACAATTAAATCTTACGAACTAAACAgagtttctacaaaaaaaaaaaaaaaactccaaaaggGATCTGGAACCGATGTGGATGGACTTGAATGAGTCAAAGAGCAACAATAAGGAGATTTTACTGAGAACAATCCAGTATTAGTGTAACTCCAAAGCCAACAATCCTCCTCACTAGTTGTGCAAAGGGAATTTGAGCAATGGAAGCAGCATCAGTAGGAGAGAACAAAGCATGAATAAGAGGTATATTCCATTGTTTATAGGGCTGATGAATGAGATCAGCAACGACATTCACAGAATCATGGGAATGGATACTACACCATTACCATTATGTCTTCTTAAGCCCTTAATCAAAACCTCCCTTCCACCAAGTAAACTTCTCTATCTTCCAAAAGCAGTTATGCTTAGGAGTGGCCTCAAGAAAAGAGCAATTATGTTTGGGGGTAGTCACTACTAAGCAAGATTCTCCAACATTGCCAAGCAAGTAGAGCTTTATTAAAGCATTCAAAATCCCTAAATTCAAGACCTAGTACCCTTTTACTTTTGCAAAGTTGTTCCCAACAGACctcttttcaatttttatctTTTCACCAATAATTCCTAATGATTTTCTTCAAATCTTTGGACTAATCAATGGGGAAAAGAAATATACACATCGAGTATGTAGGAAAAGCAGAAGCAACTGAAGCAACTGACTTAACCAGAATTTATTTCCCGACAGCAGATAATAAATTCTCTTTCCACCCTGCTAAAATGGATTGAACCCTTTCAGCAATATGAAGAAATAAAGCATTTTTGGATTGGCCAAATTTCATAGGGATCCTTAAATACTTACCCAAATTTGTGACAGGTTGGAAACCTATAGTCATAAAGATTTCTCTTTGGGCAGAAATGGGAATACAAGGGCTAAACCAAACATTTGATTTGCTTATATTGAGACTTTGGCCTGATACCAAACAATAGTTCCCAATAAGTTGAATAAAGGTCTGTCCCTCAAATCTCCTAGCcgtagaaaaaaattaaaatcatcggcaaaaagaaaatgggaaatCGAAGGGCCATCTCTACAAGGTTTAACCCCCCAAATGATTTTAAGGTGTTCAGTTCTTGAAAAATATGAGGATAAAGCCTCTTggcacaggatgaatggataaGACCTAAGGGGCATCCTTGATGGAGTCCCCTATGAGATGTAAAGGGGTCTGAAAGGGATTCAATAAGCTTCTCATGGAAAGGTACAGCAGTAATACATTGCATAATCCAATAAATCCAAGTAGAACTAAATCCAAATTTAGTGAAGACAATTTCAAGAAAAACCCATTCAACTTTATCAATAAGCATTGCTAAGGTCAAGTTTTAAAGCCATAAAACCATTCTTGCTTTTGAATAAATTCACCGATTGGAATGATGTATTACATTTTATGTGCTGATTTAATTGTCATTTTGAGTCCTTTCTGATACATGCCATGCGCCTTCATGGGGAAGATAGTACAAGCTACAATTGAACAATATATGGAGGTAGATTAAGATTAAGCTTGCATATCCATCAAACCAGAGATATAAATCAATGGAAATACAACAAAGAGAACAAATGATTAATTATCCTTCAAACATTTTAGACTAATTAGCAATACTAGATTACAAAAGAATTTATATAATTACAGTTACAAATCGCATCAAATCATCAACCCAATTGCATAacatacaaaacaaaaaaataaattaacaaTAAGTTTGCTTCTCACTTGTTTTCATACTACGGATTCTCTTATTAATTACATTTTCCAATCAAGACATTGTTATTTCTATTGAAGACCAatttgtaatatatatatatatatatatataattgtacTTCCATGTCACTTTTGCATCTCAGAATTAACTTTCTAAGGCTCCTATTTGCAATGTCATCTCACATTATTGATTACTACAATTTTTACCTGCTAAACATGCTTCTGTGCTAAGGAGTAGTTATTAATTTTTAATAGTATTTTCAAATAAatagaatgaaaattttggtttgATGTAACTTCTGCTCTAACCTATATGTAGTTTAATGACTCATGTTTGCAATCTATTCCTCCCTCATCCTTTTACAAAATTCGCCGAGCACATCACTGTTTGGGCTTGAGCTGTGGGAAGGAACATTCCGTACTAATAATTCACCTGCTATTTATGTTTCCCCATATCAAGACATTGTTATTAGTAATCTTTTCCAATCTTCATGTTTGCAATGGCATCTCACATCATTGATTACTACGATATCAGTATGCCTGCTAAATACTTCATTAATGAGTagtagttatttatttttaaactcaTTTTCATATAAATAGAATGAAAACGTAGGTTGATGTTTCCTTGATCTCTAACCTATAATTTAACTTATTATGAATTCAAGGCCTTGTTTGCAATTTATTCCTCCCTCATCCTTTGGTAACACATCAATCGTTAACATAAGGTCTCATTATTTATCAGCATCCTACCTCATGATTTCGTATTATTTCTACAATACAGTAATATTATTACAATCACAGAGCATGTCCATATGGAAGAAAAATAACAGATGAATTGGAAAAGGAGAGAATTGATTAATGAAAGAATGAAATGGTATTCTTACAATCACAGAGCATGTCCAGCGGAACTCACCTGAGTATCATCCAGCTTGCAAATGAATTGGCCTCTGCAATGGGCTTGTACGtgttccatatatatatatatgggaaatggcaactaatatatatatgttgCAATAATTACAGCCCAATCCTCAACCTTTTGGCATCAATGCCATTTTCTGCGATGCCCTCAATATTATGACCACTGATTTTATTCTCATCATCTTTAAGGTGAACCAATACTGATTCTTCTCCATTGAAAacgacatcatcatcatcatctgaaGCAGACATGTATTCTGCCATTGATTGATCATCTGATAGGTTCTTCTCATGTGGCCTGTGGACCAGAAGGACTCCACACTTCTTCACTTGCAAACTTCCACTAGGATAATAAGCCTCAATATCTACTGAAACCTCCACATGATCCCCCACTTCAAAGTGATCGCCAAAAACAGCTTCGCGTCCTGAGAAACCCCAAAGTTCAGGAATTGTAATATGGCGCACCCACAATAAATCTTGACCTAGTGGAAGTGGACTTGTGGTTTGCCAATTAACAAAAAAGGACCTCCATCGAATACCTTTAGTTTTATTACAAATTACAGTGTGAGAACGCAAGTGAACGGTGAATTTCTCAACTGAAAAAACAGCAGATACatccaacccttggatctgACAACCTGAACAGTTGTCATCATCAGATAACTCAAAGGATATTGAAGACCCCATATTTTGATGGCTTATCCATTCCGGAATTTCACTCCCACTACCCCATATTTCAAAGTGACCCTGGAGATGGAAGAAGCTATTCTTCCTCAAAGTGTTCCCCAGATGGTGGCAGTACCCTTCCATGTGGACGCCTTGTACAGATTGATGACAAGTTTCCATGCTCTGGATCTCCCCGCAATTGACTAGCAAATTCGATATGTCACCATCTACAAACAAGGTATCTAAACTTGATGGAAGCTTTGGCAGTATTTGAGGCCTACCACAGCCTTCCAAAGTTAGCATCTCAAGATTAGGAAGGCAACATATTTCATCCGATTTACTACAGAAGTGATCATAATCGATAACTAACTCTTTTAAGTACTCTAAGCCCTCAACGTCTACTCCTTGCAAAGATGCACAATCATTTGCCTCCAACACCTCCAAGCATGGTGGAAGCTTTGGCAATGATTGTAGCCTCTTACATCCATTCAAAATAAGATGCCTAAGTCTAGAGAGATTGCTGATGTTGGATGATAATATTTCCATTGTTGAGCAACCTGCTACATCCAAATATCTTAAAATTGGCGGAAGCTCTGTCATTATTAGTTTGAGATCTCTACAATCTCTCAGTGTAAGATCTTCAAGACGAGGAAGACGTCTGATGTTGGCTGGTAGGGTGCAAAAACTGTTCCTGTCCATTCTTAACACCCTCAACCATGGCAAGCTCCAGAAATCATTGGGAATCATATCTTCTGACAGATTGCAATAATTGAGATTTAATGATTTCAAAGAGCATAAACCAGAGAAAGAAGCAGGAAGCAAATTGGTAGAAGCATGCTGTCTTCTTAGTGAACCGAGATATTGGGGGAATGAAGAAAACCAATAAGTAGATCGTTGCACTGGTTTCGAGCAACCATGGAGATTGAGCTCTTCAAGAGATCTCAACATACCAATGCTGTCTGGAAGCTTCATAAGGTTATTGCAATTTTTCAAATTCAAGACTATTAGCTTTTCAAGATACCCAATGGATCCGTGAACCTCAACAAGACTTTTACAATCTTCAAGGACCAGTTCCTCAAGATTGGGGACTCCTGAGAAGTTGGGGGTTTTCCTCAAGTAACTCGAGTGACTAAGGTTCAGGATTTTCAACCTTTTGAGCAGCTGCATAATAAAAAAGTgggggggaagagaagaaataagtattcatttatatatatatatatatatatataaacaaaagaaaaatgcagATGCTATTTCATTACCTTGATTTCCTTCCAAACCTCTTTAACACTGCTATTTTCCATGTGAAGAACAATGAGATTCTCCATGTGAAAATTGGTAGGTATAGAATTCAAAGGGAATCCATGCCAACAAAGCCATCTTAGTTTCTTAGAGAGATGTTCATATCCTCCCCTTAGGCGTACATTATTTAGTTGAAGCAGTCTTAGATTATGTACATCTACAAATGCTTCGGTATTAAAACACACATCTTCAAGTTGAGAAATCTTTAGGGTGATGCCTTCAATAGATTTGGTTCCCTATTAACAAACAGAATTTGATTAGTAAAACactcaaataagaaaatacaccAAATACGCATATAAACACACATTAGAGTAAATGCAGTAGAAGGAACAGAAGCAAGAGAGACAACCTAAAGGAAATAATCCCAACTGTCAGTTAAAGATCCTACTGCCAAGATAAAAGACAAACTAACAATTCTTAAATGAAGTAAATTGAAAAGGGAAGGGTGTTTGCAAAGCTGTAGTGTAAGGGGCAATCTCCTACGCCACACTGATTGAGAAGTCAATAGAAAACCCAAATGTTTAGGGAAGAGGTtttctttcttatctttttattttttatttttcacttttttctttttgataacgAGGATGTTCAGACATTTTGGCCTGACTAATCCACCAGATGCACATGTGCTGACCCTAGGGGGTAAGGGGAGTCGAACTTGAACAGTCGAATGTATGTCAATATAGGCTCACTCCCTTGGTAACTGAGCTACAACCTTGGGGTTGTTAGGGAAAAGGTaataaccaagaaaaaaaggaaaaagttgaTCGATCACGTTCCCTGCACTCACAATGGTGCAAATGACCATCGTACAGCTCATGTTGGCTTCCCCTATGTGCTCCCTTATTGATTCCATGttggtgcaagggccacacaACTGGGAAGCAAACCCTTCCCCCCAAAAAAGAGGGGGGAGTGTTCTCTATGGTGATGCATGGCCCTTGTGTCCAGATGTAGGAGGTGCAAAATGACCACCGCATCCCTCTTGGTTAATGCCAATGTGCACGTCTAATTGGCCGGTGCACTACTGCAACTAGGAAAACCCTAAATTCGCCCAGCctatttattaaatgtgtcgagcTTAAGCCTGGTTCGACTAGCATTCGATCATTTCTAGTGCAAGGGTGCTATCCGACAGCCGCTCGATCGGGATGGGCTGATAAATTTCTCAACTCAATCCGACATTTTAATCCCATTTAAGGTCCGCTTAGAGACTGTTTACGCAGCTCGACACGTTTAAAGCCTGTTTGGAGATAAATATCTCATTAGCCCCTGTAAGACAATCTAACTCTATTAttggtagcccgattaaagacAGGTACCCGACTGAACATTTATATATGGGACCATACATAGCATATGAGGACTAATTACTTAAATGGGTGTAAGTGTAATGACGGGACGAggaaagggaaatgaggaaaaaacTGATATTTTTCCCTCGCTTTGTTACATTTGGTTGGCTTTCTAGGTTTTTGTAAATTTTAAAGGCCTATGGTTTCCTTTTCactttacttttctttctcgATGAGTGTTTTGATTTGAGAGTTGCAGACTGTGTTCTCTTCACTTAGGTTGTaaattttccatatttttgtGGTTTTCACTGCTCGGTTGCCATTCTCTCTTGCCTCTAGCTCCTTGTGCAATGCGATTACTCTTGGACGTCCGTTCTTTCATCACTCATATGGTTTTCTGGTTTTTCCACTTTTTTACTCATCTGGTTAGGTTATTTTGCTTGATTTCTCCTAGTTTCCCCATTATTCTTGGAGGTTCTTTCATTTTGGATAGCAATAGTGGCTTGTTCTTCTCCTTTGTGTATATGGACATTGAGTTCCTAGGGATAGATTTCCGTCCCAGTTTTGTCAATGTTGTAAAGGCCAAAAGCACTtcggctccgtttggttgcaaagggaattaaagggaagggaagtggaattttcaaacttaaaaagaaaactttgtaatcattactccatgtgatCCCATGTAACTGTacaaactacttaatttttttattatatttattaaggaatacattttacatttaattttctaatttacattttatagcaaagggttttggatgcaaagtaaagtgaaattttaataaccaactatggaatgatttggattttttattttttatttttttgcaaatGAGAATTTCTATTCGGAAATACGAGTCTCAACAGCTCTCCAGGAGGGGGAATCCAGAAACCCTCACTCGGGTAGGACAAAACCCATTTAGAAACGTAATGAGCCATCCCATTACAGATCCTATTgatgtgaacaaaagaacaaaaggaaaagtgAGACTTGAGAGACATTATCATGCACAATGCTCACAATGGAAGattgggaggtgggaggtgggaggtgggagggggAAGAGGAGGGGACCGAGAGGCTATTTATGACAGTAAGGTAGTCAAAGAACACCATTACCCTCAAGAAACCTGCATGTCTAGCTGAAGTAAGAGCTAGACAGATAGCCAAAGCTTCCCCAACCACCGTTGCGCAAAAGCTTAATGAGACGAGGCAATAAAACAAGGCCTCTCCAAGTGATCAAAAGCTACACAACCCATTTCCAAAGATTTACGACGGGAGCAAAGGGCAGCATTAGTGAAAATTGCAAGGTAGTCAAGAGGAGGAGCCAAGAGGGAGGGCAGAACTGTCCAAATGAGTAGCCCCAGATGGAGGAGGGGCAGCAATAAGAGCAACATATCCACTCACACCCTTATTTACCATAACAATCCAAGGCCTGAAGGGAGGAATGGACACACTAAAACATCTTGCATTCCCGATTTTCCAAATTTCCCAAATCGTCAAAGCCTAGGATGCAaaacaaattttcttttgatattttgtggatTCCAAAGGACCCCTCCATTTAAGGATCCATTCTATAAGGGAGAGATTTGAAAAGGCAGAAGTACGTAAAGAGACAGAGGACATGAACCAAGCCTGTTGAGGACACTAAATGAGAGCATGCTTCATAGACTCATCAtccacaccacaccacacccacCACAGATACTAGATTCCACAATATGTTGCAGAGCCAGGCAAGGTAAAACACTAATAGCCCTAAGACACGGCTTCCACAAAAAAAGTTTTAACATTTGAAGGAATCTGTGCATTCCAGATTGTTTTCCATACATCCTTCTGGGTTAAGCAAGCTTTCTCAGCATATTTAGTATAATACAAGGCTGACTAGACCACCGAAAAAATACCATTTGGGGTCTGCCGCAACGCACTCAATAATTTGCAACCTTTCGCACTGATAGGGATTTGTAAAATACAATCGAcctcaaagggaagaagaaattttctcaacTTACCAAcatccatggtttaaagtatcttcgataccgatacgataccctctgatacgtatcttaaatttatccaACTGATATAATATACACCggtacgatacatggaatttttaaaatccttccatatcaatatatatcctacgatacatatcgatatacatcaatacaccactgatacacatcgatataatatgatatgatatgcaccgatacgactctatggaatatataaaattgaggtgaaatgtacgtttcggtatgtatcgatacgtatcggtgagtattgatacAAATCAATGAGTATCGATAAgaatcggtgagtatcggtatgtaccaatATAGtgcactacggtcatataatggccaagatgggtaatttttcagcaaaacacaattttttgaggggttttgttccaaaattgatgccagtcatatttctctctaactaaagtaaaaatcaagattcggaataaggattttacatttatgggacaactacaaaccttgaattcttagtgcgataccctcaatttagtgtttatgcataatacatgttatcaatagctttttttaacaaattctttatgcaaaagtatttaaaaaaatgtttcctatccatttatgtgtatctttagcgtatcttagtgtatctctgatacgatacgatatgataccctccgatacgtattttaattttgactgaccgatactgataccgatactttaatccttgccaaCATCCCCTCTAGTCTGACCATCAATCAACTCAGAGACCATCTAAAAGGGGCAATCGGGAGGTCTAGGGTGGTGAAGGTTAAAACCTTCAATTGCAGGGATCCAAGGGTCCTCCCATATCTAAACAAAATTCCATTGCCAACAATCCATAATAGACCCTTCCCCAAAAGATTTCAACCACGTGAAACACTGCGCCAAACTCAAGAGGGTCTATGCCCCACCACTGCAGAAGAGAAAGTGCCAGAGGGGAAGTAGATACTTTTCACAAGTCTTGCCCACAGGGAATCCTCTTTCACCAAAATTTTCCATCCCAATTTTGCACGAAGGGCTTGGTTTTGAATGTTGAAGTCCTCTATCCCCATTCCACTATCAAACTTCTATAAACAAAGGCAATCCTTTGCCACCCAATGCATTCTtctctcatcaatttttttgGCCCCTAAAGAAATTGCATCATGCTTTACTTATTTCCTCAAGGAGACCATTTGAAAGCTTGAAGTGGGAGATATGGTACGAGGATGTCCCTGCCACAACAGCCTTTAGAAGGACTACTTTGCCTGCTTGAGACATGCTCTCTCTTTCTAGCCCACAATCTTCCTGATAGTCCTATCTTTGACATGCTGAAAAGTAGCCTTCTTATTTTTTCCAATCTCTGAAGGCAAACCAAGGTAAGTACTAGGATGGACCAATCCATCCACATTTATAATCCGAGTAAGGATTCGTCTCAGCCTTAGTATGTGACTAcaaactacttaaattttttaccatttttattAAGGAAAcattttacatttaatttttatttcacatttcatagcaaagggttttggatgcaaagtaaagtgaattttttataaccaaatatggaatgatttggaattAGTGATATAGACACATTGCCTAATGATTACAACAAtttcttttttaggtttga encodes:
- the LOC122070901 gene encoding disease resistance protein RUN1-like gives rise to the protein MSSKCSIRSPSEVHIIGICGISGIGKTTIAKAVYNEICHRFEGYSFLENVREVSQQHNGLISLQEQLLSDVLMKKNLKINNVDRGINVIKQRLHCKRVLIVIDDVDHSEQLNALAVKYDSFGVGSIIIVISRDKHLLNEVEACHIYHPEELDSRESLQLFSWHAFKSDGPPDDYKEVSKEIVSNVKGLPLALEVIGSTMFGKRSLSEWENVLAKLKSTPDHQIQKKLRLSFYDLDDMEKDIFFDIACFFIGMDESYVSKILDGCNLFPVIGISVLIQRSLITIDKKKKLRMHDLLREMAKEIVREESPKQPGRRTRLWSREDVCDVLAKHKGTKSIEGITLKISQLEDVCFNTEAFVDVHNLRLLQLNNVRLRGGYEHLSKKLRWLCWHGFPLNSIPTNFHMENLIVLHMENSSVKEVWKEIKLLKRLKILNLSHSSYLRKTPNFSGVPNLEELVLEDCKSLVEVHGSIGYLEKLIVLNLKNCNNLMKLPDSIGMLRSLEELNLHGCSKPVQRSTYWFSSFPQYLGSLRRQHASTNLLPASFSGLCSLKSLNLNYCNLSEDMIPNDFWSLPWLRVLRMDRNSFCTLPANIRRLPRLEDLTLRDCRDLKLIMTELPPILRYLDVAGCSTMEILSSNISNLSRLRHLILNGCKRLQSLPKLPPCLEVLEANDCASLQGVDVEGLEYLKELVIDYDHFCSKSDEICCLPNLEMLTLEGCGRPQILPKLPSSLDTLFVDGDISNLLVNCGEIQSMETCHQSVQGVHMEGYCHHLGNTLRKNSFFHLQGHFEIWGSGSEIPEWISHQNMGSSISFELSDDDNCSGCQIQGLDVSAVFSVEKFTVHLRSHTVICNKTKGIRWRSFFVNWQTTSPLPLGQDLLWVRHITIPELWGFSGREAVFGDHFEVGDHVEVSVDIEAYYPSGSLQVKKCGVLLVHRPHEKNLSDDQSMAEYMSASDDDDDVVFNGEESVLVHLKDDENKISGHNIEGIAENGIDAKRLRIGL